The Halarchaeum grantii genome includes a window with the following:
- a CDS encoding NUDIX hydrolase produces the protein MSDDADSEDADDARDALAWETTDSDVAYDCPGFDVVHEDVVLPDGTESDFDYLDEAPSVVVLPLTPQGDVVVIEEWRQAVKRVNRGLPAGGVEDADADLADAAHRELTEETGYEAERVEKLASFEPTNGVANARHHYFVAYGCTPSGEQELDFNESIRVEETTRDALRGALRRDDLRDGRAALALLYYETFGPEAEFRA, from the coding sequence ATGAGCGACGACGCCGACAGCGAGGACGCCGACGACGCGCGCGACGCGCTCGCGTGGGAGACGACGGACAGCGACGTCGCCTACGACTGCCCGGGCTTCGACGTCGTCCACGAGGACGTCGTGCTCCCGGACGGCACCGAGAGCGACTTCGACTACCTCGACGAGGCCCCCTCCGTCGTGGTCCTGCCGCTCACGCCGCAGGGCGACGTCGTCGTCATCGAGGAGTGGCGACAGGCCGTCAAGCGCGTGAACCGCGGCCTCCCGGCGGGCGGCGTCGAGGACGCGGACGCGGACCTCGCGGACGCGGCGCACCGCGAACTCACCGAGGAGACGGGCTACGAGGCCGAGCGCGTGGAGAAGCTCGCGTCCTTCGAGCCCACGAACGGCGTCGCGAACGCCCGCCACCACTACTTCGTCGCGTACGGCTGTACGCCCTCGGGCGAGCAGGAACTCGACTTCAACGAGAGCATCCGCGTCGAGGAGACGACGCGCGACGCCCTGCGCGGGGCGCTCAGACGCGACGACCTCCGGGACGGCCGGGCGGCGCTCGCGCTCCTCTACTACGAGACGTTCGGCCCGGAGGCCGAGTTCCGCGCGTAG